CTCGTCGCGCTGTTCGCGTTCAACTACTTCGCGCGGCGCATCGACCGGCTGATGGAGGACGTCGAGATTTTCGCGAACGAACGGCTCGCGGTGTTGCGCGTCGCGGCCGAACGCGGCGGCCGCAGTGGCGCAGCGCGATGAAGCTGCGCCGTGCGAGGAAATCGAAGCGCGGGCGCATCGAGATCATCCCGATGATCGACGTGATGTTCTTCCTGCTCGCGACGTTCATCCTGACGTCGCTCGCGATGCAGCGCGTGAACGCGCTGCACATCGATCTGCCGCAGGGCCGCGCGCAAACGCTCGCGCAGACGCAGCCGGTCACGCTCGCGATCGACGCCGCGAACCATCTGTTCATCGACGGACGGCAGGTAGAGCCGGACCAGCTGGCCGCCAGCGTAAAACGCGCGATCCACGCGGACGGCGACCTCGTCGTCGCGGCGGACGATCACGCGTCGCACGGCGTCGTCGTGCAGGCGATGCTCGCCGCGCGCGCGGGCGGAGCCGTGCATTTTCTCATCGCCGTTCATCGTGAGTAGCGGTCGCGCGCAGCGCGCGAGGCTGGCGATCGCGACGGTGCTGGCGTCAGCGCTGTGGATTTTTTTCGTCGCGAACGCGGGCTGGCTGTGGGCGCCGATGCGGACGCAGCCGGTCGCGGAACCGCCGCTCGACATGAAGCTGGTCGAACTCGCCGCGCCTGCTGCTGCGGCGGCGGATACGGCACACCTGGCCGTCGCGCCGCAAAAACCGGCCGCGATACAACAACATGTGCGCGAGAGGGTTGCGCATCGTCCGGCCGTTACGCGCGCCACCGTACCGCCGACGCCCGCGCCCGAACGACAGCAGCAAGCCGCGCCGCCTTCGGCAACGCCTCAATCGCAACAGGAAACGAAAAGCGCGGCTCAAGCGGCGGAACCGTCGACGGCATCGTCCGCCGCGACCTCGTCGTCGTCAGCGAACCTGGGCAACGCTGCCGCCCGGCCGCTGTCGCAGCCGCTGCCCGACCTGCCCGACGATCTTCGCGAGGACGGCTACCGCGCGACGGCCATCGCGCGCTTCACGATTCATGCGGACGGCAGCGCAGACGTCGAACTGATCCGTCCCACGCCGATGCCGCGCCTGAACCAGATCCTGCTCGACACGCTGCATCAGTGGCGCTTTGCACCCGCCATCGAAAACGGACGCCCGGTCGAGAGCCGCCAGGACGTCCGCGTGCACTTCAACGTGAGCTAGACAGCGCGGACCGCACACGCGCTACGGACCTGGAAATGTCCGTCGTGCCCGGTGGTCGCCGGCCGCACCCGCGGCGGCTCCATCAACGCGCCGCGCGCCGGCGCACCCACATTGCGGTCAGCACCGGCACGAGAATCGCGGTGACGAGACACGCGGTCGCCGCCGGCACCATCGGCTTGAAGCGCGGGATTATCTCGCCGATGATCGCCGGGTTCGAGACCGCCGCGGCGGGTTTCGACAAGCGCGAATCGGCGTCGTCGGTCGGACGCGTGTTCGCGATTCCCCGCGCGCCCGGCGACACCGGACGGATCGGCATCAGCGAACTGTCGCAGCGGCTCGGCCTGTCGAAGACCACCGTGCATCGCGTATTGCAGGCATTGAAGGCGCCCGGCTACGTCGTGCAGGAAGTCGAGACCGACGTCGAGATGCGCGGCATCGCGCAGGCGACGCGCGAGGCCGTGCATCTCGGCGCGTTCGACGAGAATGCGATCATCGACATCCACAAGATCGACGCCGATTACGGACTGCGAATGCAGTCGCGGATCGGCCGGCGCAATCCGCTTTACAGCACCGCGATCGGCAAGGTGCTGCTCGCGGGGATGGACCCCGCCGACGCGCGCGAGGTGCTGTCGCACGTCGAGTTCAGGAAGTCCACGCAGAAGACGCTTGCGTCCGCCGAACCGGGCTGACCTTGCCGCCACGGCATCGCGCCCGCGTGGACGCGCGGGCGCTACGGTAAAATCGCGCGCGAATCATCTGCGAGGAACGACTCACCATGCGCGACGAACGGCCGTCCAGCGCGGCGGCGATCGAACGGGTGCGCCTGTCCGACACGATCTACGGACGGCTGCTGAACGAGATCGTCGGCGCCGGCTACCAGATCGGCGACCGGCTGCCGACCGAGCATCAGCTTGCCGAGCATTTCGCGGTGTCGCGGCCGGTCGTGCGCGAGGCGCTGCGGCGTCTGCAGACCGACGGCATCGTCGTGTCGCGGCAAGGCTCCGGGACCTACGTGCAGCGCAAGCCGTCGCAGCGCGTCGTCGAGCTGACCGGCAACGCGCCCGGGCTGGGAGAAGTGCTACAGGGGTTCGAACTGCGGCTGTCGCTCGAACCGCTGTCCGCGCGGCTCGCCGCGCGCAACCGGTCGGATGCGCAACTCGACGCGATCGTTTCGGCCGCCGCCGCGCTGCGCGACGCGTTCACCGCCGGCGTGTCGCGCGACGCGGAGAAGGACG
The Paraburkholderia caballeronis genome window above contains:
- a CDS encoding FadR/GntR family transcriptional regulator gives rise to the protein MRDERPSSAAAIERVRLSDTIYGRLLNEIVGAGYQIGDRLPTEHQLAEHFAVSRPVVREALRRLQTDGIVVSRQGSGTYVQRKPSQRVVELTGNAPGLGEVLQGFELRLSLEPLSARLAARNRSDAQLDAIVSAAAALRDAFTAGVSRDAEKDADYAFHRTIAEASGNALLVDVLDGIAERLKDGMRVTLSLTHDASEQRRARVLDEHERIVHAIGVGDPDSAEIAMRYHLDQARNRLLDGQLDR
- a CDS encoding energy transducer TonB, which encodes MSSGRAQRARLAIATVLASALWIFFVANAGWLWAPMRTQPVAEPPLDMKLVELAAPAAAAADTAHLAVAPQKPAAIQQHVRERVAHRPAVTRATVPPTPAPERQQQAAPPSATPQSQQETKSAAQAAEPSTASSAATSSSSANLGNAAARPLSQPLPDLPDDLREDGYRATAIARFTIHADGSADVELIRPTPMPRLNQILLDTLHQWRFAPAIENGRPVESRQDVRVHFNVS
- a CDS encoding ExbD/TolR family protein is translated as MKLRRARKSKRGRIEIIPMIDVMFFLLATFILTSLAMQRVNALHIDLPQGRAQTLAQTQPVTLAIDAANHLFIDGRQVEPDQLAASVKRAIHADGDLVVAADDHASHGVVVQAMLAARAGGAVHFLIAVHRE